A single genomic interval of Streptomyces graminofaciens harbors:
- a CDS encoding HAD-IIIC family phosphatase, producing the protein MSDKTGADAPAMVKCLVWDLDNTLWQGTLLEDTEVRLPDAIRAAIVELDSRGILQSVCSRNDHDLAWARLEKLGVAEYFVLPEIGWGPKSEAVRRIADGLNFAHRTIAFIDDQPAERAEVAYHLPDVRCYPAEDALTLTGLPEFSPAVSTVDSRRRREMYQAGFRREGERSAFEGPDEEFLRSLDLVMTIGRATEEEITRVEELTLRTSQMNATGVHYSDRALRDLLADPGHEVLVTSLTDRFGPHGAVGVMLVEKHPAVWHLKLLATSCRVVSFGAGSVILSWLVDQAAAAGVHLVADFRRTDRNRMMEVAYRFAGFDEEPCACRDAVPTAPAQTGGADETAAEEGEGQVERLHLAATPRPSSTTIRLIAPDLAARPAADTSVAAGA; encoded by the coding sequence ATGAGCGACAAGACCGGCGCCGACGCGCCGGCCATGGTGAAGTGCCTCGTCTGGGACCTCGACAACACCCTCTGGCAGGGCACCCTGCTGGAGGACACGGAGGTACGGCTGCCCGACGCGATCCGCGCGGCGATCGTGGAACTCGACTCGCGCGGCATCCTGCAGTCCGTCTGCAGCCGCAACGACCACGACCTGGCCTGGGCACGCCTCGAAAAGCTGGGCGTCGCCGAGTACTTCGTGCTGCCCGAGATCGGCTGGGGCCCCAAGTCCGAGGCGGTCAGGCGTATCGCCGACGGCCTGAACTTCGCCCACCGCACCATCGCCTTCATCGACGACCAGCCCGCCGAACGGGCCGAGGTGGCCTACCACCTCCCGGACGTCCGCTGCTACCCGGCCGAGGACGCCCTCACCCTCACCGGCCTGCCCGAGTTCAGCCCCGCCGTGAGCACGGTGGACTCCCGGCGCCGTCGCGAGATGTACCAGGCCGGTTTCCGCAGGGAGGGCGAACGGTCCGCCTTCGAGGGCCCGGACGAGGAGTTCCTGCGCTCCCTCGACCTGGTCATGACCATCGGCCGGGCCACCGAGGAGGAGATCACCCGGGTCGAGGAACTCACCCTGCGCACCAGCCAGATGAACGCCACCGGAGTGCACTACTCCGACCGGGCACTACGCGACCTGCTGGCGGATCCCGGCCACGAGGTCCTGGTCACCAGCCTCACCGACCGGTTCGGACCGCACGGAGCCGTCGGCGTCATGCTGGTCGAGAAGCACCCGGCCGTATGGCACCTGAAGCTCCTCGCGACCTCCTGCCGCGTGGTGTCCTTCGGCGCCGGATCGGTCATCCTCAGCTGGCTCGTCGACCAGGCCGCCGCGGCCGGGGTCCATCTCGTGGCCGACTTCCGCAGAACGGACCGCAACCGCATGATGGAGGTCGCCTACCGGTTCGCGGGCTTCGACGAGGAACCCTGCGCCTGCCGGGACGCCGTACCGACGGCACCCGCGCAGACCGGGGGAGCCGACGAGACGGCGGCCGAGGAAGGGGAGGGGCAGGTCGAGCGGCTGCATCTCGCTGCCACGCCTCGGCCCTCCTCCACGACCATCCGCCTGATCGCCCCCGACCTGGCCGCACGGCCCGCCGCCGACACCTCGGTGGCTGCCGGAGCGTGA
- a CDS encoding acyl-CoA dehydrogenase family protein gives MSDRLAEATASVTGLVGDRAGDWDRSGLLPAELLRKLGASGQLCTGVPTEYGGLGWDSRTGGEFTAHVGSLCSSLRSVMTSQGMAAWTVERLGSEAQRRDLLPRLTSGELAAVGFSETQAGSDLSGIDTRITVDGDTVVVDGHKVWMTAAHYADLLIVFGRLGDGGAAVVVPARAPGVHVRRVADPLGCRAAGHAEVRLDSVRLPADSVLGGEGLSLPLLVTTALAYGRMSVAWGCVGILRACLTATTRHASSRTQFGQPLAGHQLVAKHLADLFVAEQVASRACEHASHCWDNGSPDMVVATILAKHVSAGHAARGAASAVQVMASAGAQDGHPVARAYRDAKLMEIIEGSNEMCELMLAQHALTTVERT, from the coding sequence GTGAGTGACCGCCTCGCCGAGGCGACGGCCTCGGTCACCGGCCTGGTCGGTGACCGGGCCGGTGACTGGGACCGCTCGGGTCTGCTCCCCGCCGAACTGCTGAGAAAGCTCGGCGCCTCCGGACAGCTGTGCACCGGCGTGCCCACCGAGTACGGCGGCCTCGGCTGGGACAGCCGCACCGGCGGTGAGTTCACCGCCCACGTCGGCAGCCTGTGCAGCTCCCTGCGCAGCGTCATGACCTCCCAGGGCATGGCCGCCTGGACCGTCGAACGGCTGGGCAGCGAGGCACAGCGCCGCGATCTGCTGCCCCGCCTCACCTCGGGCGAACTGGCCGCCGTCGGCTTCAGCGAGACCCAGGCCGGCAGCGACCTGTCCGGCATCGACACCCGGATCACCGTCGACGGCGACACCGTCGTGGTCGACGGCCACAAGGTCTGGATGACCGCCGCCCACTACGCCGACCTGCTCATCGTCTTCGGACGGCTGGGCGACGGCGGCGCCGCCGTGGTCGTGCCCGCCCGGGCTCCCGGCGTCCACGTACGCCGGGTCGCCGACCCCCTGGGATGCCGCGCCGCCGGACACGCCGAGGTCCGCCTCGACTCCGTACGCCTCCCCGCCGACAGCGTGCTCGGCGGCGAGGGCCTGTCCCTGCCGCTGCTCGTGACCACCGCCCTGGCCTACGGGCGGATGTCGGTCGCCTGGGGATGCGTCGGAATCCTGCGCGCCTGCCTCACCGCCACCACCCGACACGCCTCGTCCCGCACCCAGTTCGGGCAGCCGCTGGCCGGCCACCAGTTGGTCGCCAAGCACCTGGCCGACCTGTTCGTCGCGGAACAGGTCGCCTCCCGCGCCTGCGAACACGCCAGCCACTGCTGGGACAACGGGTCCCCGGACATGGTGGTCGCCACCATCCTCGCCAAGCACGTCAGCGCCGGCCACGCGGCCCGCGGCGCCGCATCGGCCGTCCAGGTCATGGCGTCGGCGGGCGCCCAGGACGGCCACCCGGTGGCCCGTGCCTACCGCGACGCCAAGCTGATGGAGATCATCGAGGGCAGCAACGAGATGTGCGAACTCATGCTCGCCCAACACGCGTTGACAACTGTGGAGCGGACATGA
- a CDS encoding acyl carrier protein, translating to MTMPSETVEKELLDFLQVRTKTVWEADTDLFASGGLSSLFAMELVVHLEKSYGIAIRGADLRLDNFRTVTGMAALVRRLRAAAGDGGE from the coding sequence ATGACCATGCCATCCGAGACCGTGGAGAAGGAACTCCTCGACTTCCTTCAGGTCCGCACCAAGACCGTCTGGGAGGCGGACACCGACCTCTTCGCGTCCGGCGGACTCTCGTCCCTGTTCGCCATGGAACTCGTCGTCCACCTGGAGAAGTCCTACGGCATCGCGATCCGGGGCGCCGACCTGCGACTGGACAACTTCCGTACCGTCACGGGCATGGCGGCCCTGGTCCGCCGGCTGCGCGCGGCCGCCGGGGACGGCGGTGAGTGA
- a CDS encoding 3-hydroxyacyl-CoA dehydrogenase family protein yields the protein MSGNNSSDAEKTPRLTVLGAGVMGVGITTLAIGHGVPVTLVDVDQAKREAADARIEHELRLARLMGALPDDLPAGELVISDSVADAAGSTAVIEAVTEMAELKEKVIAEVSAAVSPGTLLVSNTSSIPIDELASAAVRPADLVGTHFMNPSYLIRTVEVIRGARTGEAAMDAVRALLTTLRRRPVVVRDAPGFVTSRVLHPMINDAARVVQEGTATAEDVDALMQGCLGHATGPLRTADLIGIDNLVDSLNVLYERTGDGGCRPCDLLLEKVRAGDIGRKSGRGFYEYEG from the coding sequence ATGTCCGGAAACAATTCCAGCGACGCGGAGAAGACGCCTCGGCTCACCGTCCTGGGCGCCGGCGTCATGGGCGTCGGTATCACCACCCTGGCGATCGGCCACGGTGTGCCGGTGACTCTGGTAGACGTCGACCAGGCAAAACGTGAGGCGGCGGACGCCCGCATCGAACACGAACTGCGGCTCGCGCGGTTGATGGGCGCCCTGCCGGACGACCTTCCCGCAGGGGAACTCGTCATCAGCGATTCGGTGGCCGACGCGGCCGGTTCCACCGCGGTCATCGAGGCAGTCACGGAAATGGCGGAGCTGAAGGAGAAAGTGATCGCGGAGGTTTCCGCGGCCGTTTCACCTGGTACTCTCCTGGTGTCCAACACGTCGTCCATTCCCATTGACGAACTGGCCTCGGCGGCCGTGCGTCCGGCGGACCTCGTGGGCACGCATTTCATGAATCCGTCCTATCTCATCCGCACGGTCGAGGTCATTCGCGGTGCCCGCACCGGCGAGGCCGCCATGGACGCCGTACGGGCCCTGCTCACCACCCTGCGCCGCCGGCCCGTGGTGGTGCGGGACGCCCCCGGCTTCGTGACCAGCCGGGTCCTGCACCCGATGATCAACGACGCGGCGCGGGTGGTGCAGGAGGGCACCGCGACCGCCGAGGACGTCGACGCCCTCATGCAGGGCTGTCTGGGGCACGCCACGGGTCCGTTGCGCACCGCGGACCTCATCGGCATCGACAACCTCGTCGACTCGCTGAACGTGCTCTACGAGCGCACCGGCGACGGCGGCTGCCGTCCCTGCGACCTGCTGCTGGAGAAGGTGCGGGCAGGCGACATCGGCCGGAAGTCCGGCCGTGGTTTCTACGAATACGAGGGGTGA